Within the Micrococcales bacterium genome, the region CGCAGGGTCTGCCGGAGCTCGGCGGCGACGGGTTGGTCGAGGGCGGCCAGTGGTTCATCGAGCAGCAGCAGGTCCGGTTCGGCGGCCAATGCGCGGGCGATGGCGACCCGCTGCGCCTGCCCGCCGGAAAGGCTGCCCGGACGACGATCCGCCAGTGACGACGAGCGGGTGGTGTCGAGCCACCGGAGTGCCTCGCCGTGGGGGTCCGCACCCCGCCGGGCGCGCACCGCGAAGGCGACGTTGCGCAGGGCGGTCATGCGCGGGAACAGGCACGGGTCCTGGGCCAGCAGTGCGACCCCCCGCTTGTGGGTCGGCAGGTCGAAGCCGGTGGCGGTGTCGAACAACACCCGGTCGCCGAGTTGACCGCGCCCGCGATCGGGCCGCAAGAGACCCGCCAGGACCTGAAGCACGGTGCTCTTGCCGGCACCGTTAGGACCGATGACCGCCAATGTGCTGCCGGACGCAAGGTCCAGGTCCACGGTCAGCGCTCGCGGCGTCACCTCGAAGCCGGTGGACAGTCTCACGGGACCACCACCCGGCGTCGGGTCGCCACCAGGACCAGCACGGCGACCACGACGAGCAGCAACGACAGCGCCACGGCGGCGTCCGGGTCGGTCTCGCGCTGCAGGTAGATCTCCAGCGGCAGGGTGCGGGTGACCCCCTGCAGACTGCCGGCGAACGTGATGGTCGCGCCGAACTCCCCGAGGGCCCGGGCGAAGGCGAGCACGGCGCCGGACGCGATGGCGGGCAGGACGGTGGGCAGGGTCACCGACCGCAGCACCAGCGAAGGCGAGGCGCCCAGTGTGGAGGCCGCCGCCTCGTAGCGGGTGCCGACGGTGTGCAGCGCACCTCCAGGCTGATCACGAGGAAGGGCATCGCAACGAAGGTCTGGGCCAGCACGACCGCAGTCGTCGAGAACGCGATGTTGACACCGAGGGCTTCGAAGGATCCGCCGAGCAGGCCGCGCCGGCCGAAGGTGTAGAGCAGCGCGATGCCGGCCACCACCGGGGGGAGCACGAGGGGCAGCAGGATCATCGACCGCAGCAGTGACACGGCCCTGGTCCGAGAGCGGGCCATCACCAGCGCCATCGGGATCCCCAAGAGCATGCACAGGAGAGTGGCCATCGCCGAGGTGCGCAGGCTCAGCAGCAACGCTGCCACCGACGACGGGGAGGTGATCAGCGACCAGAAGTCCGTCCAGTCGACGCGCGCCACCATCGCCAGCAGCGGTAAGGCGATGAACAGTGCCCCGATCCCTGCCGGTAGGAGGATCCAGCCGGGCACACCCACTGCCCGTCTCACGGAGGGCCGAATCCGTGGTCGCGCAGGATCTGCTGCCCCTGATCGCTGAGAACCAGTTCGACGAAGCCGGCAGTGTGGGGGCGGTCGGAGGCGACGGCGATCGGATACCGGTTGACCGTGTTGTCACGCGCCGGGATGCGAAGGCCCCACACCGCCGGGCCGGCGCTGATGACGTCCGAGCGGTAGACCACCCCGGCATCGGCCTGACCGGACGTGACTTTGCCCAGCACGTCGGCGACGGAGGACTCCTCGCTGGCCGGTGCGATCTCGACCCCGGAGTTCTCCTCGACGCGGACCGTGGCGGCCCCACAGGGCACCTGCGGCGCGCAGACGACCACCTGCAGGGACGGATCAGTCAGGTCCGAGAACCCGTCCACACCGCCGGGGTTCCCGGCAGGTACGACGATCTGCAGGGTGTTGGTCGCGAAGATCCGCGGACCCGTGGCCGTACCGGAACCCACGGCGTCGGTCATCGTCGTCTCGTCCGCGGTGGCCAGCACATCGGCCGGCGCGCCGTGGTCAAGCTGAGCCACCAGATCCGACGAGCCGGCGAAGTTGAACGTGACCCGGGCCCCCGGGTGCTGCTCTTCATACAGCTGCCCGATGCGGGTGAACGGCTGCTTCAGCGAGGCCGCTGCGTAGACCGTGAGCCCGGCATCCGGGGCAGACGTCGAGCAGCCCGCCAGGATCAGTGCGACCAGCGCCACCGGAACGATTCTCACGGCACCTCGACGATCACGGTGGTGGACTTGATGACCGCGGTCGCGAGGCTGCCGACCTCCAGTCCCAGGTCGTGGACGGCTTCTGCCGACATGAGGAGACCACCCGGAACGGTCCGCACTGCAACTCCACCTGGGCCATCACAGCATCGGTGTGCACCTCGGTGACCAGCCCGGGGAACCTGTTGCGCGCAGAACTGCGGTTCAGGCCATCCGGCGAGTCGGCCTGCCGTCGCAGGTAGGCGGCCAGGTCGACGCCGGCGACCACCTTCCGGCCGGCGGTATCTGCGGTGGCGGGCAGACCACCCGCGTCGATGATCCGTCGAACGGTGCTCCTCACTGACCCCGAGGACCTCGGCGCATTGTCGAATCCGCAATTGCGTCACATCTGCGAGCATAGTCCCTCGTATGCGGCTGCGAGCAAGCGTTAAGGGGGCATATGAGACACGGACGTTGACGCCACCTGTGGGAGCGACCGGCGTGTTGGCGCCTTTGTGCCGGGGTGCCGTCGCGCCGGGAGCCGATTTCGCCGGATCGCCGGATCGCGCAGCGCGCAGCGCGCATGACCGCCGGTCGAGTGGATAGTTTCGGCAGCACATGAGAGGAGCAGCCATGGCTCACGGTCCCTTGCCGGGCGCTGGTGACAGCGGTCCGGTCGCAGAGGAGAAGTACCACACCGGGCGCGTGCTGCGGATGGCCGGCGTTGCTGCGTTGGGTGGCTTCCTCTTCGGTTTCGACTCCGCGGTCGTCAACGGCACCGTCGATGCGCTGAAGGAGAAGTTCAATATCGGCGATGCCATCGGCTTCGTGGTGGCCATCGCGCTGCTCGGCTCGGCGGTGGGCGCGTGGTTCGCGGGCACACTGGCGAACAAATACGGTCGCCGCAAGGTCATGATCATCGCCGCCGCGTTGTTCCTGATCGCAGCTGTCGGACAGGCCTTCCCGTTCTCTGTGGCCGACCTGATGTTCTGGCGGTTCATCGGTGGCGCCGGTATCGGTATCGCCTCTGTGATCGCTCCCATGTACATCGCGGAGATCGCTCCTGCGCAGTTGCGCGGTCGACTCGGCTCCCTGCAGCAGCTCGCGATCGTCCTGGGCATCTTCACCACAGCGGTGACCAACTACTTCATCCTCAACGCAGCTAGCGCCGGCAAACCCGAGACGAGCGCGAACAACACCTGGCTGCTCGGCCTCGAGGCCTGGCAGTGGATGTTCCTGGTGATGCTGGTGCCGGCGGTGGTGTATGGGGCGCTGGCGATGACCATCCCCGAATCGCCCCGCTACCTCGTGGCCATCGGCAAGGACGAGGAGGCCGCCGAGGTCCTGGCCAATGTGCTCGACGGCGACCAGCACGCGAAGGTCGCGGAGATCAAGGAGTCGCTGTCCGGCGATCACAAGCCACGATTCGCCGACCTGAAGGGCGCGGCACTCGGGCTCAAACCCATCGTCTGGATCGGTATCGGGCTCAGTGTGTTCCAGCAGTTCGTCGGGATCAACGTGATCTTCTACTACTCGAACAGCATCTGGGCCTCCGTCGGCTTCGACGAGTCGCAGGCATTCCTCATCACGCTGGTCACCAACACCACGAACGTGGTGGTGACCCTCGTCGCCATAGCCCTGGTCGACCGGATCGGCCGGAAGCCGCTGTTGATCGTCGGGTCTCTGGGGATGGCGGTCACGCTGGGTGTGATGGCCTTCGTCTTCGGCACGGCGGCGACGTGCACACAGGCTCTCGTGGATGCGGGCCAGGCGGGGTGTGCGGGCGCCGACTCCATCGGCACGCCCTACCTGACCGGCGCTGCGGGCCCGATCGCCGTGGTCGCCGCGAACCTCTACGTGGTCTTCTTCGGTGTCTCGTGGGGTCCGGTGGTCTGGGTGCTGCTCGGCGAGATGTTCCCGAACCGGATCCGGGCCGCGGCGCTGGCGGTGGCAGCCGCCGCACAATGGATGGCGAACTTCATCGTCAGCGTGTCCTTCCCGGGGATGTCGTCCATCGGGCTCGGCTTCGCCTACGGGGTGTTCACCGTCTTCGCCGTCCTGTCGTTCTTCTTCGTCCTGAAGTTCATCAGGGAGACGAAGGGCATGAGCCTGGAGGACATGCAAGAGGTGTGACGCCTCGCGTGTGAGCCCGAACGGGTTGCGATCACCTTTCGTGGTGATTCAGCGACCTGCTGTGATCGCGTCGGGTCCAGACCGCCGACTAGTCTGAACGCAGACGAACGAAAGGTTCCGACAATGGCCAACGGAAACCCGTCACCGGGCTGGTACCAGGACCCGCGGGACCCCAGCCAGGTGCGCTGGTGGGACGGCGGCGGATGGACGCAGAACACGCAGCCGATGCCTGGTGCTGTGCCGCAGGCGCCCGCCGCGCAGCAGCCCGCGCAGCCCGGTGAGCCGCAGTGGGGTCAGCAGCCCGCCCAACCGGGTGAGCCGCAGTGGGGTCAGCAGCCCGCGCAGCCCGGTGAGCCGCAGTGGGTCAGCAGCCCGCGCAGCCCGGTGAGCCGCAGTGGGGTCAGCAGCCCGCGCAGCCCGGTGAGCCGCAGTGGGGTCAGCAGCCCGCGCAGCCCGGTGAGCCGCAGTGGGGTCAACAGCCCGCGCAGCCCGGTGAGCCGCAGTGGGGTCAACAGCACGCGCAACCGGTGAGCCGCAGGGGGTCAGCAGCCCGCCCAGCCGGGTGAGCCGCAGTGGGGTCAGCAGCCCGCGCAACCAGGTGAGCCGCAGTGGGGTCAGCAGCCCGCGCAACCCGGTGAGCCGCAGTGGGGTCAGCAGCCCGCCCAGCCCGGTGAGCCGCAGTGGGGTCAGCAGCCCGCGCAGCCCGGTGAGCCGCAGTGGGGTCAGCAGCCCGCCCAACCGGGTGAGCCGCAGTGGGGTCAGCAGCCCGCGCAACCGGGTGAGCCGCAGTGGGGTCAGCAGCCCGCCCAACCGGGTGAGCCGCAGTGGGGTCAGCAGCCCGCCCAACCGGGTGAGCCGCAGTGGGGTCAGCAGCCCGCGCAGCCCG harbors:
- a CDS encoding sugar porter family MFS transporter, with the protein product MAHGPLPGAGDSGPVAEEKYHTGRVLRMAGVAALGGFLFGFDSAVVNGTVDALKEKFNIGDAIGFVVAIALLGSAVGAWFAGTLANKYGRRKVMIIAAALFLIAAVGQAFPFSVADLMFWRFIGGAGIGIASVIAPMYIAEIAPAQLRGRLGSLQQLAIVLGIFTTAVTNYFILNAASAGKPETSANNTWLLGLEAWQWMFLVMLVPAVVYGALAMTIPESPRYLVAIGKDEEAAEVLANVLDGDQHAKVAEIKESLSGDHKPRFADLKGAALGLKPIVWIGIGLSVFQQFVGINVIFYYSNSIWASVGFDESQAFLITLVTNTTNVVVTLVAIALVDRIGRKPLLIVGSLGMAVTLGVMAFVFGTAATCTQALVDAGQAGCAGADSIGTPYLTGAAGPIAVVAANLYVVFFGVSWGPVVWVLLGEMFPNRIRAAALAVAAAAQWMANFIVSVSFPGMSSIGLGFAYGVFTVFAVLSFFFVLKFIRETKGMSLEDMQEV
- a CDS encoding DUF2510 domain-containing protein; this encodes MANGNPSPGWYQDPRDPSQVRWWDGGGWTQNTQPMPGAVPQAPAAQQPAQPGEPQWGQQPAQPGEPQWGQQPAQPGEPQWVSSPRSPVSRSGVSSPRSPVSRSGVSSPRSPVSRSGVNSPRSPVSRSGVNSTRNR
- the modA gene encoding molybdate ABC transporter substrate-binding protein; this encodes MRIVPVALVALILAGCSTSAPDAGLTVYAAASLKQPFTRIGQLYEEQHPGARVTFNFAGSSDLVAQLDHGAPADVLATADETTMTDAVGSGTATGPRIFATNTLQIVVPAGNPGGVDGFSDLTDPSLQVVVCAPQVPCGAATVRVEENSGVEIAPASEESSVADVLGKVTSGQADAGVVYRSDVISAGPAVWGLRIPARDNTVNRYPIAVASDRPHTAGFVELVLSDQGQQILRDHGFGPP
- a CDS encoding ABC transporter ATP-binding protein, with protein sequence MRLSTGFEVTPRALTVDLDLASGSTLAVIGPNGAGKSTVLQVLAGLLRPDRGRGQLGDRVLFDTATGFDLPTHKRGVALLAQDPCLFPRMTALRNVAFAVRARRGADPHGEALRWLDTTRSSSLADRRPGSLSGGQAQRVAIARALAAEPDLLLLDEPLAALDQPVAAELRQTLREVLTGRTAVVVTHEILDAALLADHIAVMQNGAIVEHGPTEQVLHRPRTPFAAQVCGLNLLAGLPAGQAIIRTELGPVAGVAISALSGPSVATFRPASVSVHRHHPEGSPRNVFTGPVDEIVPQGQLVRIRVGEVAADITPAAVAALDLSVGQQVFLAAKAAEVSLYPA